The Phycisphaeraceae bacterium genome contains the following window.
TGGCTCATGTGGAGATGATGGTCCTCGGCGGGGAAGCGCACGAACCCAAGGCCGAGGGCGAGGCGAATGCTGGCAGTGTTTTCGGGCGCGATGGTTGCGTACAGGCGATGAAGTCCGAGGCCTTCAGCCAAAGGTGCGAAAGCCTGTCGCACCATGAGCCGAAGGGCGCTTTTCGCCAAACCTCGTCCGGTGAATGGCGTGCCGATCCACCATGAAGTGTCGGCTGAGAGGGTCAACCCGCGCGAGATGTTGATAAGGCTGGCCATACCCACAAGTCGCTGCTGATAGAGGATGACGCGTCGCCACGCCGAGCGGGTCTCGTCGCCGCGGATCGTGCGTTCGAGTTCATCTTCAAAGTGGCTGTCAGCGGATTGGCCAAGCGAGAAGGCGGGAAGGAACTGGCGCAGCTCATTCATGCTGGCGTTGACTAGGGCGACATAGGCGCTGCGATCCTCCTGGCACAGGGGCCGAAGCGTGATCGCGCGAGTTTCGGCTTCGGGGGTCTCCCATGCTGGCAATACGCTGATCGGGCGCGTTGGTGACACAGCGTCTAGGCCGCGAACCAGCGACACCCCCAGGCCTATGGGGCCAGCACAACCTTCGGCCGATCTCGCGCGCTTCTTGGACAAAGACTCGGACTCCGGGTCACTCCACAGTGACACTCTTTGCCAAGTTTCTCGGCTTATCGACGTCATGTCCTCGAATCACAGCCGCGTGATACGCCAATAACTGCAATGGGACCACAGTGAGCAAGGGGCTCAGCGGCTCGGGGCAGGGGGGAACGAAGACGACATCCTCGGCCAGGGACTGGATGTTGCGGTCGCCCTCGGTGGCCACAGCGATGACGTGGCCCCCACGCGAGCGGACCTCTTCGATGTTGATCATGACCTTTTCGTACTGGCTGCCTTGTGTGGCGATAAAGACGACGGGCATGCCATCGTCGATGAGGGCGATCGGGCCGTGCTTCATTTCGGCCGCGGGCATGCCTTCAGCGTGGATGTACGAAATTTCCTTGAGTTTGAGTGCGCCTTCGAGAGCGGTGGGATAGTTGTACCCACGCCCGAGGAAGAGCCAGTTTTCGCGGTGGGCATACTTCTGGGCGATGGTGCGGATGAGTTCGTCATGCTCGAGAACTCGTTCCATCTTGTCGGGGATCTGCTCGAGCTCGGCCAGGAGCGCCGAGCAGGCGGCTTCGGACATGTGCCGACGCCGCGCGAGATAGATCGAGATCATGGTCAGTGCCGCGACCTGCCCAGTAAAGGCTTTGGTCGACGCGACGCCGATCTCAGGCCCCACACGCAGATACACGCCCGCATCGGTTTCTCGTGCGATCGTCGAGCCCACGACATTGATGACGCCCAGAGCCAGCGCACCACGCTCTTTGGCTTCGGTCAATGCCGCAAGCGTGTCGGCAGTTTCGCCCGACTGGCTTACCGCGATGATGACCGTGCCCTCTTCGATGATGGGATTGCGGTAGCGGAACTCGCTGGCGTATTCGCATTCGGTCGGCACGCGGGCGAAATCCTCGAACAGGTATTCACCGATCATCGCAGCATGGAGGGCGGTGCCCTGCGCGGTCATGATGAAGCGCCGGGCCCGCACGAGTTCCTTGCTCAGCACCGAGAGTCCGCCCAGAACGATCTTGGATTCCTTGTGATCCACGCGCCCGCGCATGGCTGTTCGGATGCACGCAGGCTGTTCGTGGATCTCCTTTTTCATGTAGTGGTCGAATGTTCCGAGTTCGATCTGGTCGAGTTCGATCTCGAGTTGCTGCATCTTGGGCAGAACTTCGACGTTGTCGAGCGTCGATGTGCGGAACCCGTCGCGTGTGATGCGCACGACGTTATAGTCGTTGATATAGAACACCTGTGTTGTGTGTGCGACAATGGCCGAGGGGTCCGACGCGACGACGAACTCGCCGCTGCCGATACCGACGATCAGTGGCGAGCCTTTGCGGGCGCAGACGATGGTGTCGGGTTCGTGTGCACAAATTGCTGCAATGGCATAGGCCCCGGTGACTTCGCGCAAAGCCGCTTGCACAGCCGCTTCGAGGTCGATGCCTTCATCGGGGCTGTACAGCTCCCCGATGAGCATGGCCAGAACTTCGGTGTCGGTTTCGCTGACGAAGGTGTGCCCGCGTTCAGCCAGATATTGCCGCAGTGCTGCATAGTTCTCGATGATGCCGTTGTGAACGATGGCGATGCCGTGGCGATCGTCGCGGTGGGGGTGGGCGTTGGATTCGGTCACGCCGCCGTGGGTTGCCCATCGTGTGTGGGCAAGGCCGAGGGTACCCATGAGGACGCCGCTGCTTTCGACCTTGGCCTCAAGGTTGGCCACGCGCCCGACGGAGCGCAGCACGGTAAGGCGCTCGCCCATGATGGCAAGCCCTGCCGAGTCGTAGCCGCGGTATTCCATTCGCTTGAGGCCTTCGATCAGGATCGGAGCTGCCTGCTTCGAGCCCAGATACGCAACGATTCCACACATGTTCGGCTTCCTCTAGGGCCTCCAGGGCCCGGGTGTACTCTGGTTCATCGGTCCGGGTCACAGAAAAGGGTTGATCCCCGGGCCAAGATCATCGACGATACGCTCACTACGCCGATGTATCGTCCGAAGATCGGTCCGGTTGGCGCTCCGGCTCGCTTCGGGCGGTTGAGTTCGCGAAAGGACAAAGGCCGGACCGCCAAAGAGTCTGCGGAGCCGACATTCGCTTGAACGATGGAGGATCGCCATGCCTGCCCGAATCACTGGTCTTGTCGTGGGTGCAGTCCTGATTGTTGCTGGGCAAGCCTGCGCATCGGTCCCACCTGCAGGTCCGCCAACTGTCGAACCTCTGGCAGGGCCAACGGTCACGCTGTCTGATTCGGCTGCCCCGACACTGGTCCGCTGGGGGTATGACGGTCGGCTGGTCCGGCTCGATGGGTCGATCGAAGAAGCAGCCCTCGGACTGCTGAGCCTGTCCAGTGCGGAGCGATCGGCTGTCGAAAGTGTGCTCGCCAGGCGCACGGCAGAGTTTGACCGCATCGTTCTGGCCAGCATCGGCCCGCTTCAGCGGCTCGACGGTGCGCGAGTCGAAGGCGACAGCCGCGCTGTTGGGAAACTTCTTGGCGAGATCGCGGGAAAAATCTATCCACTCGTCGCGCGGGGCTCGCTGCTCAATGAGTTGCGAGAGTTCCTGAGTGCGGAAAACGCCAATCGACTTGAAGGATTGGTCATCGAGTACCGTCAGGCACTGATGCGGGATGAGCGGCAGGCGGCTCGCCGCGCGGGTCAAGCGTTTAATGCGATCGAGACACTGGCGCGGCTGCGTGGCGAAGAACTGGAACGAGCGATCGAACGCTCGATCGAGCGTTCGCTGGGCGCTGAGGGGGCAGAGTTCGAACGCCTGCTTCAGCTTGCCCGGCTCAAGCCCGAGACCGAGCAGATGATCCGCGTTCGGGCTGAGGAGTTCTTTCTGGCGGCTGAACTGAACCCGACGCAGGAGCAGAAGGAACGCTTCGTGACGGAACTCTTTCTCGATCTCGAACGCGAGGAGCGTGTGGCGGTGTTGCTGGCGTGGCTTGCGATTCAGCGAGAATCGGGGATGATGCGCAAGCCCTGAATCGAACCTATGCCCATCGAGCAGCGAGTCGGTCGCCCACGATCGAGCACAGCCGCGGCACCCGCACAGCATCACGGTGCTGCACGCTCAGGATCGGAATGACCCCTCGCTCCAGCAACCGCTGCGATGCAGTGTCCGTCAACCACGCTTCGGCGCAAGGGAGCGCGATAGCATCCGAACCCGAGCCACGCACGACTACAGGCAGGCTTTCGATGTCCCCACCCGATTCGACGTCGAGCATCCACCCACGTTCGGCAAACCCTCGAGCGAGGATCAACGTTGGGCACATCGCCGCATTACCCCACAGGTATGACTCGTGCGGAGAGCTTGGCGGACACTCATCAAACTCGAATGCATCGATCGGGTTTGTGCGCGGGCTGTAAGGCTGCCTGAGTAGGACGCGTGGCAACGCCAGCCCCAGGGCGGCGGCTTCGGGCATCGACTGCACCAGATCCCACGCGCGCCCGGCATCGGCACTTGTCTGCTGTGTCCAGTTTTCGGGTCTGGGCTGTTCGGCGATCGAGGCCGACCCGATCATCCCCGCCGACGCACCAGCTAGCAGCGGGGCGCCAGCAGCGTGCGCCGCGAGCGCCAGTCCGCCTGCAAGGTGAGCATCCTCGACCGTCGCGTCGAATGATTCGAGCAGGCAGATCACGCTCCATGGATTCGCGCCGGCGGTGCGTCTAGGTCGCTCGACAAGTAGGTCCATCAGACCCGCCCCGCGGTGCGCCACGAGATCGTCAGCGAGTTCAGCGCGCGAGGCATCGAGCACAGAGAGCGTCAGATCCTCGGAGAGTTCCAGACGTGTGATGAGTTCGTGGACGCTTCGCCACGCGGCTTCGAGCGATTGGAACGCGGGGTCGTGCAGAATACCTCGCATAAGGTCGCTGATCGCACCGTCGATTGTTGCAGCCAGGTGGGCAAAGTCCGGTTCGGCTCCTGGCACGATAGAAGGTCCGACCAGATCGCGGATCAGTGCGTCGAGCTGACTGCGCTGCGGATTTGTCGCACCGCTACGGCTGCCGGTGCCGAGCAGGGCTTCAAACTCAGATTGAGGAGTGGCCGGGGCTTCGGCTGGCTTGGGCTCGATGATCGAACTCGCAGGCGAAGCCCACGCGCGGATCTCCGCAGCCGCAGCCGCACTCGATGCGGGATTGAGCAACCTGGCGCGGAGCGACCGCAGCGCGCCGAAGACTTCAACACGGACCAGGAGGGTGTCGGGGTGGAAGTCGTCGATTTCTCTGAAACCCATGCCGAGCGCGCGAGGCGTGCTCGCTCCAATCGCAAGCCGCACATTTAGCGACGACATCACCGTGTCCATCGTGTCGATGTCCAGTGCGTGAACTTTGCGGCCGCTCAGTGGCTCGACCTGCCCGCGACTGGCACGCCCCGAGAGATCGCCGATGACCAGCACGCGGAAAGGTTGCTCGGGCTCGGGGCGGCCGGGCCGCTCGCCTCGCAGAGTTGAGCGCAGGTGATCGAACGAGAAGTTCATCGACATGGCACGCTCCTGACTGGGGGTGAAATACAGGCACCCGAAGGCGCGGCGACCCCTGAGTCTACTCTTGGCAATGCCAACGCGCCTTGAGCCCTCAGCGCGGCAATAATCGCTCCTGTTCTGCGGTGCGGCGGTCCGGTTCGCCTCACCGCCCCACACCCACAGGGGGAGGGGC
Protein-coding sequences here:
- a CDS encoding GNAT family N-acetyltransferase; amino-acid sequence: MSKKRARSAEGCAGPIGLGVSLVRGLDAVSPTRPISVLPAWETPEAETRAITLRPLCQEDRSAYVALVNASMNELRQFLPAFSLGQSADSHFEDELERTIRGDETRSAWRRVILYQQRLVGMASLINISRGLTLSADTSWWIGTPFTGRGLAKSALRLMVRQAFAPLAEGLGLHRLYATIAPENTASIRLALGLGFVRFPAEDHHLHMSHGWKRHQCYLAEVHATTLPELKPGLPRASELL
- the glmS gene encoding glutamine--fructose-6-phosphate transaminase (isomerizing), giving the protein MCGIVAYLGSKQAAPILIEGLKRMEYRGYDSAGLAIMGERLTVLRSVGRVANLEAKVESSGVLMGTLGLAHTRWATHGGVTESNAHPHRDDRHGIAIVHNGIIENYAALRQYLAERGHTFVSETDTEVLAMLIGELYSPDEGIDLEAAVQAALREVTGAYAIAAICAHEPDTIVCARKGSPLIVGIGSGEFVVASDPSAIVAHTTQVFYINDYNVVRITRDGFRTSTLDNVEVLPKMQQLEIELDQIELGTFDHYMKKEIHEQPACIRTAMRGRVDHKESKIVLGGLSVLSKELVRARRFIMTAQGTALHAAMIGEYLFEDFARVPTECEYASEFRYRNPIIEEGTVIIAVSQSGETADTLAALTEAKERGALALGVINVVGSTIARETDAGVYLRVGPEIGVASTKAFTGQVAALTMISIYLARRRHMSEAACSALLAELEQIPDKMERVLEHDELIRTIAQKYAHRENWLFLGRGYNYPTALEGALKLKEISYIHAEGMPAAEMKHGPIALIDDGMPVVFIATQGSQYEKVMINIEEVRSRGGHVIAVATEGDRNIQSLAEDVVFVPPCPEPLSPLLTVVPLQLLAYHAAVIRGHDVDKPRNLAKSVTVE
- a CDS encoding type VI secretion system contractile sheath large subunit, coding for MSMNFSFDHLRSTLRGERPGRPEPEQPFRVLVIGDLSGRASRGQVEPLSGRKVHALDIDTMDTVMSSLNVRLAIGASTPRALGMGFREIDDFHPDTLLVRVEVFGALRSLRARLLNPASSAAAAAEIRAWASPASSIIEPKPAEAPATPQSEFEALLGTGSRSGATNPQRSQLDALIRDLVGPSIVPGAEPDFAHLAATIDGAISDLMRGILHDPAFQSLEAAWRSVHELITRLELSEDLTLSVLDASRAELADDLVAHRGAGLMDLLVERPRRTAGANPWSVICLLESFDATVEDAHLAGGLALAAHAAGAPLLAGASAGMIGSASIAEQPRPENWTQQTSADAGRAWDLVQSMPEAAALGLALPRVLLRQPYSPRTNPIDAFEFDECPPSSPHESYLWGNAAMCPTLILARGFAERGWMLDVESGGDIESLPVVVRGSGSDAIALPCAEAWLTDTASQRLLERGVIPILSVQHRDAVRVPRLCSIVGDRLAARWA